A part of Synchiropus splendidus isolate RoL2022-P1 chromosome 19, RoL_Sspl_1.0, whole genome shotgun sequence genomic DNA contains:
- the LOC128751412 gene encoding beta-galactoside-binding lectin-like: MPCTHFNCNPFEVGRTLTVNGVANADANFFHVAIGLSVENVVLQIDPRFNDGKVVLNTCQERKWGEHVVHEGGFPFQRGKEFKITVLFKREEFVVTLPDGAQITYPNRLGKEKYCLLTLNGDAEFKNIDMK, encoded by the exons atgCCT TGTACGCATTTCAACTGCAACCCCTTCGAGGTCGGGCGGACCCTGACTGTGAACGGAGTGGCCAACGCTGATGCTAACTT ttttcaTGTGGCCATCGGTCTCAGTGTCGAAAACGTCGTACTGCAGATTGACCCCCGCTTTAATGACGGCAAAGTGGTGCTAAACACATGCCAGGAGCGCAAGTGGGGGGAACATGTGGTCCATGAAGGAGGGTTTCCTTTCCAGCGGGGAAAGGAGTTTAAA ATCACCGTCCTTTTCAAACGCGAGGAGTTCGTGGTGACCTTACCAGATGGTGCCCAAATAACTTACCCCAATCGCTTAGGTAAAGAGAAGTACTGCCTCTTGACCCTCAATGGAGATGCTGAATTCAAAAACATTGATATGAAATAA
- the LOC128751411 gene encoding beta-galactoside-binding lectin-like — protein sequence MLPLTIKNIPFKIGQTLTVKGVADAHSTNFEVNICPDESDVALHINPRFKRHTDVNTVVCDYLQGGQWLNRVTTEEFPFQQGAEFTITVAFSPGEFLVTFADATTIHYPNHLGAFKYRILSFQGEASFTSVEIK from the exons ATGCTT CCTTTGACTATCAAGAACATACCTTTCAAGATTGGACAGACGTTGACGGTGAAGGGAGTAGCCGATGCACACTCAACCAA CTTTGAGGTGAACATCTGCCCAGATGAGAGCGACGTCGCCCTGCACATCAACCCCCGCTTCAAACGCCACACTGATGTGAACACAGTGGTTTGCGACTATCTGCAGGGCGGCCAGTGGTTGAATAGAGTCACAACAGAAGAGTTTCCTTTTCAGCAGGGGGCGGAGTTCACC ATCACTGTCGCATTCAGCCCCGGAGAGTTCCTGGTCACCTTCGCAGATGCCACCACCATCCATTACCCCAATCACCTTGGTGCATTCAAGTACAGAATCTTGAGCTTCCAAGGAGAAGCAAGCTTCACAAGCGTGGAGATTAAATAG